From the genome of bacterium, one region includes:
- a CDS encoding D-2-hydroxyacid dehydrogenase, which translates to MAKILVTDGMDKTAVAELRKLGHEVVEQFYPEEELIREIAKFDACVVRSATKVTAKVIDGGTNLKLIVRGGVGVDNIDVAHAKSKDIEVRNTPAASSASVAELALGLMFSLARQIPAADHTMKDGQWEKKAFSKGTELGGKVLGLIGVGRIGRLLAEKAAALGMWIMAYDKYPEQVKVKGFPLVSKAEVLEKADYLSLHIPFDKKAGPEIGENEFRMMKDGVFLVNCARGGVVDEDALLAALNSGKVRGAAIDVWVGEPNPRQELGKHPKVVAMPHIGAATVEGQNRVGGEVVEIIKGFFK; encoded by the coding sequence ATGGCCAAGATTCTCGTCACCGACGGCATGGACAAGACCGCCGTCGCCGAACTCAGGAAGCTCGGACACGAAGTCGTCGAGCAGTTCTATCCCGAAGAAGAGCTCATCCGCGAAATCGCCAAGTTCGACGCGTGCGTGGTGCGTTCCGCCACCAAGGTCACCGCCAAAGTCATTGACGGCGGCACCAATCTCAAACTCATCGTGCGCGGCGGCGTGGGAGTGGACAACATTGACGTCGCCCACGCCAAATCGAAGGACATCGAAGTCCGCAACACGCCCGCCGCGTCCAGCGCGTCGGTGGCCGAACTCGCGCTCGGTCTGATGTTTTCCCTCGCGCGGCAGATTCCCGCCGCCGATCATACCATGAAAGACGGCCAGTGGGAGAAGAAGGCTTTTTCCAAGGGCACCGAGCTGGGCGGTAAAGTGCTGGGTCTGATCGGCGTGGGCCGCATCGGCAGACTGCTTGCCGAAAAGGCCGCCGCCCTTGGCATGTGGATCATGGCTTACGACAAGTATCCCGAGCAGGTCAAGGTTAAGGGCTTCCCGCTCGTGTCGAAAGCCGAAGTCCTCGAAAAGGCCGACTACCTCAGCCTGCACATCCCCTTCGACAAAAAGGCCGGCCCGGAGATCGGCGAGAACGAGTTCCGCATGATGAAGGACGGCGTGTTCCTCGTCAACTGCGCGCGCGGCGGCGTGGTGGATGAAGACGCGCTGCTGGCTGCGCTGAACTCGGGCAAGGTACGCGGCGCGGCGATTGACGTGTGGGTCGGCGAACCGAATCCGCGTCAGGAGCTCGGCAAGCATCCCAAAGTCGTCGCTATGCCCCACATCGGCGCGGCCACCGTCGAGGGCCAGAACCGCGTCGGC